The following proteins come from a genomic window of Candidatus Palauibacter soopunensis:
- a CDS encoding protein arginine kinase, with protein MTNGPAAAPPIGTHGLDWLDEEGPDGDIVVSSRVRLARNLQGYSFSAHATGDEREALLEKARAATDAAGVLEEVDFWEISRLDPVDRLLLLERRLVSKELIGGPETGPRRGSGLALSRTRALGMMVNEEDHLRLQTLRGGFQLAAAWRDLDQLDEEIGARLPYAFHQEFGFLTSCPTNVGTGLRASVFIHLPGLVLTRQIRKVLEGMGQLGVTYRGLYGEGSRIVGNLFQISNQTTLGKTEEDLIDQLERLVGRVIGYEKQARAVLLREAPNVLEDKVWRAYGILCHARSLPFEEMMNLLSGVRLGISLKLLKTPRVDVISRMMIHAQTAHLARAAGRRLDEADADAFRASYVRRALNGAG; from the coding sequence GTGACGAACGGGCCGGCGGCCGCGCCGCCCATTGGAACTCACGGTCTCGACTGGTTGGATGAAGAGGGCCCCGATGGCGATATCGTCGTCTCGAGTCGCGTACGCCTCGCCCGCAACCTCCAGGGTTACTCGTTCTCCGCGCACGCGACCGGCGACGAGCGAGAAGCCCTGCTCGAGAAGGCGCGGGCGGCGACGGATGCGGCGGGCGTGCTCGAAGAGGTCGATTTCTGGGAGATCTCCCGTCTCGACCCGGTCGATCGCCTCCTCCTGCTCGAGCGGCGCCTCGTAAGCAAGGAACTCATCGGCGGGCCCGAAACCGGACCGCGTCGCGGCTCGGGTCTTGCCCTTTCCCGGACGCGCGCGCTCGGGATGATGGTGAACGAAGAGGATCACCTCCGGCTGCAGACGCTGCGCGGGGGTTTCCAGCTCGCGGCCGCCTGGCGAGACCTCGATCAGCTCGACGAGGAGATCGGCGCACGTCTCCCGTACGCCTTCCATCAGGAGTTCGGCTTCCTGACCTCGTGTCCGACCAATGTAGGAACCGGGCTGCGGGCTTCCGTCTTCATCCATCTGCCCGGTCTCGTCCTCACCCGTCAGATCCGCAAGGTGCTGGAGGGGATGGGGCAACTCGGCGTCACCTATCGGGGTCTATACGGAGAGGGTTCGAGGATCGTGGGAAACCTGTTTCAGATCTCGAATCAGACGACACTGGGCAAGACGGAGGAGGATCTGATCGACCAGCTCGAACGCCTGGTCGGCCGCGTCATCGGATACGAGAAGCAGGCGCGGGCCGTGCTGCTGCGCGAGGCGCCGAACGTGCTCGAGGACAAGGTCTGGCGAGCCTACGGGATCCTGTGTCACGCAAGGAGTCTGCCCTTCGAAGAGATGATGAACCTCCTCTCCGGGGTCCGGCTCGGCATCTCGCTGAAACTTCTAAAAACACCCCGGGTAGACGTGATCAGCCGCATGATGATCCACGCCCAGACCGCACATCTCGCGCGCGCGGCGGGGCGCCGGCTCGACGAGGCGGATGCGGACGCGTTCCGCGCGAGCTACGTTCGAAGAGCCCTGAATGGCGCGGGATAG
- a CDS encoding UvrB/UvrC motif-containing protein: protein MDCENCGERKAKITLTEIENDEMRTLNLCSTCATLKGVAAGGGSAPMADLLAHLGGSAGDNLFDESGEACEYCGTGAGDFRKSGRLGCPQCYAQFHRQLRALLRRVHGSSQHMGKVYVSTAPDADPEQVRLSTLRRRLERAVEIEDFESAADLRDAIHALTEVS from the coding sequence ATGGACTGCGAAAACTGCGGAGAGCGCAAGGCGAAGATCACCCTTACCGAGATTGAGAACGACGAGATGCGCACGCTCAATCTCTGCTCGACCTGCGCGACGTTGAAGGGTGTGGCGGCCGGCGGCGGATCCGCGCCCATGGCGGATCTGCTCGCGCACCTCGGCGGGAGCGCCGGGGACAACCTGTTCGACGAGTCCGGCGAGGCTTGCGAATACTGCGGCACCGGCGCAGGCGACTTCCGCAAATCGGGGAGGCTGGGTTGTCCGCAGTGCTACGCGCAGTTCCACCGCCAGCTCCGCGCGCTCCTCCGCCGCGTGCACGGCTCTTCGCAGCACATGGGGAAGGTGTACGTGAGTACGGCCCCCGACGCGGACCCGGAGCAGGTCCGCCTCTCCACCCTAAGGAGACGGCTTGAGCGCGCCGTGGAGATCGAGGATTTCGAATCCGCGGCGGACCTCAGAGACGCGATCCACGCGCTGACGGAGGTCTCGTGA
- a CDS encoding ABC transporter ATP-binding protein: protein MTAERGGVPPAAVRAVGLERTFPSPDGGLLPVLKAIDLTVAPGDALAIVGPSGSGKSTLLHLLGALDRPTEGDVWLGGERVSELEGERLAELRNRFVGFVFQFHHLLRDFTALENVMLPRLIAGASREEARDRAAELLAQVGLSERASHRPRRLSGGEQQRVAVARALANAPPLVLADEPSGNLDAEATLRLHDLLFELVDGHGAALVVVTHSRELAGRASRVLRIESGGLVAAR, encoded by the coding sequence ATGACGGCGGAGCGCGGGGGAGTCCCGCCGGCCGCGGTGCGGGCGGTGGGACTCGAGCGGACCTTTCCGAGCCCGGATGGCGGCCTCCTCCCCGTCCTGAAGGCGATCGACCTGACCGTGGCCCCGGGGGACGCCCTCGCGATCGTGGGTCCGAGTGGGTCGGGGAAGTCCACGCTGCTACATTTGCTCGGCGCCCTCGACCGGCCGACGGAGGGAGATGTCTGGCTCGGGGGCGAGCGGGTGTCGGAACTGGAGGGGGAGCGGCTGGCCGAGTTGAGGAACCGGTTCGTCGGCTTCGTGTTTCAGTTCCATCACCTGCTGCGCGACTTCACGGCGCTGGAGAACGTGATGCTGCCGCGGTTGATCGCCGGGGCATCGCGGGAGGAAGCCCGCGACCGGGCCGCCGAACTGCTGGCTCAAGTCGGGCTGTCGGAACGGGCGAGCCACCGGCCGCGCCGGCTCTCCGGCGGCGAACAGCAGCGGGTCGCGGTGGCGCGGGCGCTGGCGAACGCGCCCCCGCTCGTGTTGGCGGACGAGCCGTCCGGAAACCTGGACGCGGAGGCGACGCTGCGCCTGCACGATCTGCTGTTCGAGCTGGTGGACGGGCACGGCGCGGCTCTGGTCGTCGTGACGCACAGCCGCGAACTGGCGGGACGCGCGAGTCGGGTGCTCCGCATCGAGAGCGGCGGACTCGTCGCGGCGCGATGA